CGGCCGGCAAGTACCGCATCGACAACGGCAAGGGCGACATCACCCATGTGCGCAGCATCGACGACGTGTTCGGCGATTACGCGCAGGCGGGCGCCGAGGCCGGCGTGGTCAAGAGCGGTGAAGCGCAGGTGCTGAGCAAGGGCACCACGTCGCTGGCACTGCATGGCAGCGGCGAGGGCGTGAACCTGGGTGTTTCGGTGGGTGCGTTCTCCATCACCCGCGAGTAAACCGCCAGCCACCCGGCAGGTCCCAAAGGGCGCCACATGGCGCCCTTTGTTTGGGTACGCGTACACTTCGCGGATATCCGGTCGGAGTGTGCTCATGCGTCGTGTGTCGTTTCTGTTGTTGCTGAGTCTTCTGCTCGGGGTGCTGATGCCGCTGCATGCCGACGAAGCTGCTCCGGCCATGCCGCAGGCGGGCCAGGCAGCCCCCGGTTTCCGCCTGCAGGACCAGAACGGCAAGTGGCACTCGCCGGCCGACCACAAGGGTCACTGGGTGGTGCTGTATTTCTATCCGAAGGACTTCACGCCCGGCTGCACCACCGAGGTCTGCGCTTTCCGCGACGACGTGGCAAAGCTGCGCCAGCAAGGCGCCGATGTGCTCGGCGTCAGCCTGGACGACGTGAAGTCGCACGCCGAGTTCGCCGCCAAGTACCACG
The nucleotide sequence above comes from Dyella telluris. Encoded proteins:
- a CDS encoding peroxiredoxin; translated protein: MRRVSFLLLLSLLLGVLMPLHADEAAPAMPQAGQAAPGFRLQDQNGKWHSPADHKGHWVVLYFYPKDFTPGCTTEVCAFRDDVAKLRQQGADVLGVSLDDVKSHAEFAAKYHVPFPLLSDADSKTAQAYGVLASKLGFKYARRTTFLIDPQGRIAKVYPDVDPEKNSAQVLSDLATLKAAS